From a region of the Thermomicrobium roseum DSM 5159 genome:
- a CDS encoding dimethylarginine dimethylaminohydrolase family protein, with the protein MTTGWGAQSMVAPLRRVLLVRPVPPPNPDCWRNFGYVHPIDQERAAAEHAALVTLLEREGIETIVVEPEDPALQDAIFPFDPVLVTSAGAILLRMGKELRQPEVAALERVLRDLGIPIVGRIQPPGTVEGGDCLWLDEHTLIVGRSYRTNDTGIAQLADLLRPKAVQVIAVDLAHWHGPSECLHLLSLLSPVDTDLVVAYLPLLPVRLAEMLVDRRIEIITVPEDEFATQAPNVLALAPRRCVILKENQRTIAALERAGCTVFVYEGREISHNRSGGPTCLTRPLLRAW; encoded by the coding sequence ATGACGACCGGATGGGGTGCACAGTCGATGGTCGCGCCGCTCCGGCGCGTCTTACTCGTTCGACCTGTTCCACCCCCGAATCCAGACTGTTGGCGAAACTTTGGGTACGTCCACCCGATCGACCAGGAGCGTGCGGCTGCCGAGCATGCCGCACTGGTCACCCTGCTCGAGCGGGAGGGGATCGAGACCATCGTCGTCGAACCGGAGGACCCAGCTCTCCAGGATGCCATCTTTCCGTTCGATCCCGTCCTGGTCACATCGGCGGGAGCGATCCTCCTGCGCATGGGCAAGGAACTGCGTCAACCGGAGGTCGCTGCCCTCGAGCGGGTGCTGCGAGATCTCGGCATCCCGATCGTCGGCCGAATCCAGCCACCAGGCACCGTGGAGGGTGGCGATTGCCTCTGGCTCGACGAGCACACCCTGATCGTCGGCCGCAGCTACCGCACGAACGATACAGGCATAGCCCAGCTCGCCGATCTGCTCCGCCCCAAGGCTGTCCAGGTCATCGCGGTGGATCTCGCGCACTGGCATGGTCCCAGCGAATGCCTGCACCTCCTCTCGCTGCTCAGTCCGGTCGATACTGACCTCGTGGTCGCGTATTTGCCGCTTCTCCCGGTGCGGCTGGCGGAAATGCTCGTCGACCGCAGAATCGAGATCATCACTGTTCCAGAGGACGAGTTCGCGACCCAGGCACCGAATGTGCTCGCACTCGCCCCCCGGCGTTGCGTCATCTTGAAGGAAAACCAGCGGACGATCGCTGCCCTCGAACGAGCAGGCTGTACGGTCTTCGTCTACGAGGGTCGAGAGATCTCGCACAATCGGTCCGGCGGTCCAACCTGTCTGACTCGCCCCTTGCTCCGCGCGTGGTAG
- a CDS encoding methyltransferase, whose amino-acid sequence MPPVPSQQRILEFAQSFRIAALAITFAELGIAEHLVDGPKSTSDLAFAVGADATALARFLRAAAALDLVTETPAGWQLTDSSRETLVPTSPSSLAHFLAAQAAFYRRWGLLAEAVRTGRAPDASRREEDASDWVRRFTLMLYEVARLTSEDVAKALLPLLADRSRPRVLDLGGGHGEYAMALARLHPGLEATVFDRPPVIAVTRELVDRQGLGDRIHLQAGDFFEDPFGDDYDLVLLFGVLNGMGEPEAERLLRRVRQALLSTGWLAIRATPPKASPSAILRHALHDLQMLLATEHGRNPTAQDLESWLERTGFHERRWIAITDPDTALLVARAQSSALNALSSTRA is encoded by the coding sequence ATGCCGCCCGTACCATCCCAGCAACGCATCCTCGAGTTCGCGCAAAGTTTTCGCATCGCTGCACTCGCCATCACCTTTGCCGAACTCGGGATCGCCGAACATCTCGTAGACGGACCGAAATCCACCAGCGATCTGGCGTTCGCTGTCGGAGCTGACGCTACGGCGCTGGCCCGCTTCCTTCGCGCCGCTGCCGCCCTCGACCTCGTTACCGAAACACCAGCAGGTTGGCAGCTCACTGACTCGAGCAGGGAGACGCTCGTTCCCACTTCACCCTCCTCGCTCGCTCATTTCCTCGCTGCTCAAGCAGCCTTCTATCGTCGCTGGGGCCTGCTCGCGGAAGCGGTGCGAACCGGTCGCGCACCGGATGCGAGTCGTCGCGAGGAAGATGCCAGCGACTGGGTGCGCCGCTTCACCCTCATGTTGTACGAGGTCGCCCGGCTGACGAGCGAGGACGTGGCGAAAGCATTATTGCCGCTCCTGGCCGATCGCTCTCGCCCGCGTGTTCTCGATCTCGGTGGTGGACATGGGGAATACGCGATGGCGCTCGCGCGACTCCATCCAGGCCTCGAGGCGACCGTCTTCGATCGTCCACCGGTCATCGCGGTGACACGCGAACTGGTGGATCGGCAGGGACTCGGCGATCGGATCCATCTCCAGGCTGGTGATTTCTTCGAGGACCCGTTCGGAGATGACTACGACCTCGTTCTTCTCTTCGGTGTCCTGAACGGTATGGGTGAGCCCGAGGCCGAGCGGCTGCTCCGACGCGTTCGGCAGGCACTGTTGTCAACCGGCTGGTTAGCGATCCGCGCAACGCCGCCCAAAGCGTCACCCAGCGCCATCCTTCGACACGCCCTTCACGATCTCCAAATGCTCCTGGCCACCGAGCACGGACGCAATCCAACGGCGCAGGATCTGGAGTCATGGCTGGAAAGGACTGGATTCCACGAGCGGCGATGGATCGCGATCACCGATCCCGACACCGCGCTGCTCGTCGCCCGCGCTCAATCGAGCGCACTCAACGCGCTTTCCAGCACCCGCGCCTGA
- a CDS encoding HAD-IIA family hydrolase, with protein sequence MRALDFDAWLLDLDGVVYVGDRLLPGVAEALATLRATGKHLRFLTNDPRPTREQLAERLRRLGIDVAVEEVVTCGWATARLLPQLGIGSAYVVGSVGLAEELARVGITVVDDGIPDAVVVGADERLDFRRVVKGSLLVQRGARFVATNADASYPMPFGTVPATGAVVCAIRLATGQRPLVVGKPEPLMFQLALETLPMGATALVIGDRVDSDVLGAHRVGLPAVLLAREAPAFPARDLRRPERIATSLAELVATSPEIPPRPVDDVRWPERVVAGVILVVLDETIEMVALVPVASSWMLPWVALEPLESFADAAERLLARILPSQPVTLTFRPELVDGTVLVSDVDGALIQLAGPVVVVRITGSMLAGGAEWREIARARQLLPADQARVLESALSALD encoded by the coding sequence ATGCGCGCGCTGGATTTCGATGCCTGGTTGCTCGACTTGGACGGCGTCGTCTACGTGGGCGATCGACTGCTGCCGGGAGTCGCCGAGGCGCTCGCCACGCTGCGAGCGACGGGCAAGCATCTTCGTTTCCTGACCAACGATCCACGACCGACGCGCGAGCAACTCGCCGAGCGCCTGCGTCGCCTCGGCATCGATGTGGCGGTCGAGGAAGTCGTGACATGCGGCTGGGCGACCGCCCGCCTGCTGCCCCAACTCGGTATCGGCAGCGCTTACGTGGTCGGGAGCGTGGGACTAGCTGAGGAGTTGGCCCGCGTAGGTATCACCGTGGTAGACGACGGGATACCTGATGCAGTCGTCGTGGGAGCGGACGAGCGGCTGGATTTCCGGAGAGTCGTCAAGGGGAGTCTTTTGGTCCAACGCGGCGCTCGTTTCGTCGCGACCAATGCCGATGCATCCTACCCGATGCCTTTCGGAACGGTGCCAGCTACCGGAGCAGTCGTCTGTGCCATCCGTCTCGCGACCGGACAGCGCCCGCTCGTCGTCGGCAAACCGGAACCGCTGATGTTCCAGCTCGCGCTCGAGACACTGCCAATGGGTGCGACGGCGCTGGTCATTGGTGACCGGGTGGACAGCGATGTCCTCGGCGCGCATCGCGTGGGACTCCCCGCGGTTCTCCTGGCAAGAGAGGCGCCGGCTTTCCCCGCGCGCGACTTGCGTCGCCCGGAGAGAATCGCCACCTCGCTCGCCGAACTCGTGGCGACTTCCCCAGAAATACCGCCTCGGCCGGTCGACGACGTGAGGTGGCCTGAACGTGTCGTGGCCGGTGTCATCCTGGTCGTCCTCGACGAGACGATCGAGATGGTCGCGCTGGTACCGGTAGCCAGCAGCTGGATGCTGCCCTGGGTCGCACTGGAGCCGCTCGAATCATTTGCCGACGCTGCCGAGCGATTGCTTGCGCGGATCCTCCCGTCGCAGCCGGTCACGCTGACCTTCCGGCCAGAACTGGTCGACGGAACCGTGCTCGTCAGCGATGTCGATGGGGCGCTCATCCAGCTGGCTGGACCAGTGGTCGTTGTTCGCATCACTGGGAGCATGCTCGCCGGTGGCGCGGAGTGGCGAGAGATCGCGCGTGCCCGCCAGTTGCTCCCCGCCGATCAGGCGCGGGTGCTGGAAAGCGCGTTGAGTGCGCTCGATTGA
- a CDS encoding glycosyltransferase family 2 protein, with amino-acid sequence MTVPAATRPSTQPDRHWQPKPSEPVDLSIVIPVYDEAESLPELYRALCETLATLPLRAELVFVDDGSSDGSTRLLYELFLSDPRVQVIEFRRNFGKSAALAAGFRAARGRIIVTLDADLQDDPREIPRLLDALERADLVTGWKAPRRDPWTKRLPSWVFNALVRVLTGIRLHDVNCGLKAYRAEVVREIPLYGELHRFIPVLAHARGFRVVELPVTHHPRRYGRSKFGPARFFRGLFDLLTVLFLTQYSPRPLHLFGWFGLAALGVGTIINGYLALQWFLGHPIGHRPLLTLGVLLMTLGAQFFLTGLLAELIAHSAPRQDYSIRHHYRHDHE; translated from the coding sequence ATGACGGTTCCGGCCGCGACACGGCCATCCACCCAACCGGACCGGCACTGGCAGCCGAAACCATCCGAGCCGGTCGATCTCTCGATCGTGATCCCTGTCTACGACGAGGCTGAAAGTCTTCCAGAACTCTACCGCGCGCTGTGCGAAACCTTGGCCACTCTCCCATTGCGAGCCGAGCTCGTCTTCGTCGATGACGGGAGTTCGGACGGATCGACCCGTCTCCTCTACGAACTCTTCCTGAGCGATCCCCGCGTCCAGGTCATCGAGTTTCGACGGAACTTCGGTAAGTCCGCCGCGCTCGCAGCCGGATTTCGAGCCGCGCGGGGGCGCATCATCGTCACGCTGGATGCGGATCTCCAGGATGATCCGCGCGAGATTCCGCGCTTGCTCGATGCTCTCGAGCGAGCCGACCTCGTGACCGGTTGGAAAGCACCACGTCGCGATCCCTGGACAAAGCGCTTGCCATCGTGGGTCTTCAACGCCCTCGTGCGGGTTCTCACTGGTATCCGGCTGCACGATGTCAACTGTGGACTCAAGGCCTATCGTGCTGAAGTGGTGCGGGAAATTCCGCTCTATGGAGAGCTTCACCGTTTCATCCCGGTCCTGGCTCACGCTCGGGGCTTTCGTGTCGTCGAACTTCCCGTGACACACCACCCGCGCCGCTACGGGCGTTCCAAATTCGGGCCAGCACGCTTCTTTCGCGGACTCTTCGACCTGCTGACCGTGCTGTTTCTCACCCAGTACAGCCCTCGTCCTCTCCATTTGTTCGGTTGGTTCGGGCTCGCAGCGCTCGGCGTCGGGACCATCATCAATGGCTATCTCGCTCTCCAGTGGTTCCTCGGGCATCCGATCGGGCATCGACCGCTTCTCACGCTCGGCGTCCTGTTGATGACGCTCGGCGCGCAGTTCTTCTTGACCGGTCTCCTCGCCGAACTCATCGCGCATTCCGCCCCGCGTCAGGACTACAGCATCCGTCACCATTACCGGCACGATCATGAGTGA
- a CDS encoding class I SAM-dependent methyltransferase: MSDRSHHLVAVSCGLCGADDPQPLGWLEDIRYGTLPHPVQLVACRVCGFRYLTPQPQPGSEALFYPAGYDPYRRTGWTATARRLLLRREVRVLWPYLAPPRHVLEIGCATGELLFIIRAAGNPFVSGIEPDPDAARIALRHGLDVRIGTLETLALPSTAYDTVLLQHVLEHLPEPGRALARVAELLRPGGTLVLWLPNGDSWAARCFGSAWMGYDPPRHRSVFTPATLLRACAQVGLEIIDEHHEWHGLEWAWGLRLLARAKGWRRIEHTLARLHFAAILATTPIALAAALARRSGRIRILARKRVPGS, encoded by the coding sequence ATGAGTGACCGTTCGCACCACCTGGTCGCCGTTTCCTGTGGTCTCTGCGGCGCAGACGATCCTCAGCCACTCGGCTGGCTCGAGGACATCCGCTACGGTACTCTGCCCCACCCTGTTCAGCTGGTGGCCTGCCGAGTCTGCGGTTTTCGCTACCTGACTCCCCAACCGCAACCCGGCAGCGAAGCGCTGTTCTACCCCGCTGGCTACGACCCCTATCGTCGAACCGGCTGGACCGCGACTGCCCGGCGGCTTCTCCTGCGACGCGAAGTTCGCGTGCTCTGGCCCTATCTGGCTCCGCCGCGCCATGTGTTGGAAATCGGGTGCGCGACTGGCGAACTCCTTTTCATCATCCGGGCAGCGGGTAACCCATTCGTGAGCGGGATCGAACCGGATCCCGATGCAGCGCGGATTGCCCTCCGGCATGGTCTGGACGTACGGATAGGCACCCTCGAGACGCTCGCTCTCCCATCGACCGCCTACGATACCGTCTTACTGCAGCACGTCCTGGAGCACCTCCCCGAACCCGGTCGGGCACTGGCCCGCGTGGCTGAACTCCTCCGCCCAGGGGGTACCCTCGTGCTCTGGTTACCCAACGGCGACTCCTGGGCAGCGCGATGCTTCGGCTCCGCGTGGATGGGATACGACCCGCCACGCCACCGCAGCGTCTTCACGCCAGCGACGCTGCTTCGGGCGTGTGCCCAGGTCGGGCTGGAGATCATCGATGAGCACCACGAATGGCACGGTCTGGAGTGGGCGTGGGGACTTCGGTTGCTCGCCCGCGCGAAGGGCTGGCGACGAATCGAGCATACCCTTGCCCGGCTCCATTTCGCAGCGATCCTGGCGACCACACCGATCGCTCTCGCGGCAGCACTCGCACGACGATCCGGTCGTATTCGGATCCTCGCTCGCAAGCGTGTGCCAGGATCGTGA
- a CDS encoding CinA family nicotinamide mononucleotide deamidase-related protein has translation MDAVVLSIGTELIDGHLTDTNATFLARELAALGIPLRWVAQVGDDLDWIVRMLRRAWEDASLIVTTGGIGPTEDDLTREAIAQLLAEPLTIDPALLEEIRAFFAARGLTMPERNAKQASRIPSCEPLPNPIGTAPGWFVRRDGHIIVTMPGVPREMMRMWHEQAVPRLLPSIGGGAIRFRTLKTIGLGESLVEERIHDLIATSRARIATYAKDDGVHVRITAHAPDAGAAERLLDEVERALRARLGSAVYGTDDTTLGGAILELLGRSGWTLAITEWASGSRLTSLLAEEPAAGQFLRTATILTSQPPLDSSLEEVARDLAQRTAVAAGSDCGLAIIVRIDPGPTADRSVGQAALAVSTPATVVTRTHQITSHPQEIRRRVGLWAAEFLRLALLEASIQESTATSA, from the coding sequence ATGGACGCGGTCGTTCTCTCCATCGGCACCGAGTTGATCGACGGACACCTCACTGACACCAACGCCACCTTCCTCGCCCGCGAACTCGCTGCCCTCGGTATTCCCCTCCGCTGGGTCGCGCAGGTCGGTGATGACCTCGACTGGATCGTGCGGATGCTCCGCCGTGCCTGGGAAGATGCCTCGCTCATCGTCACGACTGGAGGGATCGGGCCCACGGAGGACGATCTGACGCGCGAGGCGATCGCGCAGCTTCTGGCTGAGCCACTCACGATCGATCCCGCATTGCTCGAAGAAATCCGTGCCTTTTTCGCTGCCCGTGGCCTCACCATGCCAGAACGGAACGCCAAGCAAGCCTCGCGTATTCCCTCGTGCGAGCCCCTCCCCAATCCGATCGGCACCGCTCCAGGGTGGTTCGTCCGCCGCGATGGGCACATCATCGTGACCATGCCGGGAGTCCCCCGCGAAATGATGCGCATGTGGCATGAGCAGGCGGTTCCACGCCTGCTCCCCTCCATCGGTGGTGGTGCGATCCGCTTCCGCACGCTCAAGACGATCGGTCTGGGAGAATCGCTGGTCGAGGAACGGATCCACGATCTCATCGCGACCAGTCGCGCGCGTATCGCAACCTACGCCAAGGACGACGGCGTTCATGTGCGGATCACTGCGCACGCACCCGACGCCGGTGCGGCTGAGCGCCTTCTCGACGAGGTCGAGCGCGCGCTCCGCGCTCGGCTCGGTTCAGCAGTGTACGGAACCGATGACACGACACTCGGCGGGGCGATCCTCGAGCTGCTCGGACGCTCTGGCTGGACGCTCGCCATCACCGAATGGGCAAGCGGCAGTCGATTGACGAGTCTGCTGGCCGAGGAACCAGCTGCTGGACAGTTCCTGCGCACCGCAACGATCCTCACCAGCCAGCCTCCCCTCGACTCCTCCCTCGAGGAGGTCGCCCGCGATCTCGCTCAGCGGACCGCAGTCGCGGCAGGCAGTGACTGTGGCTTAGCGATCATCGTTCGCATCGATCCGGGACCGACAGCCGATCGCAGTGTGGGGCAGGCAGCCCTGGCTGTGAGCACGCCGGCAACCGTCGTGACGCGCACGCACCAGATCACGTCGCATCCGCAAGAGATTCGCCGGCGGGTCGGGTTGTGGGCAGCAGAGTTCCTGCGTCTGGCATTGCTGGAGGCATCGATTCAGGAATCGACTGCCACGTCCGCCTGA
- a CDS encoding glycosyltransferase, which produces MRVSVVMTVKNEATTLPELLDSLIGQTRRPDEVIVVDGGSDDGTVEVLDRWHDRLPLRVISLPGATIAEGRNAGLAAATGDIVAVTDGGVVLQPDWLERLVAPFEEPDAPDVVAGFFVADPRTAVELAIGVTTLPDAEEIDPRRFLPSSRSVAFRRSLFVAGIRYPAWLDYCEDVIFDLRLQRAGARFRFEPRALVRYRPRPSLAAFALQYFRYARGDGKAGLFAARHLIRYATYLGFLPLVAWRRRWWLVALAFGGAAWYLRRPYRRLWRRRQHYPRHWLVRAALLIPLVRLIGDLAKQAGYPVGLAWRCRRYGIRRTWQSIPESMPPAMPDAGTLLPTTRPAGESLADAT; this is translated from the coding sequence TTGCGCGTCAGCGTCGTCATGACGGTCAAAAACGAGGCGACAACACTGCCTGAGCTTCTCGACTCGCTCATCGGTCAGACACGTCGACCCGACGAAGTCATCGTCGTCGATGGCGGGTCAGACGACGGGACGGTGGAGGTGCTGGATCGGTGGCATGATCGGCTGCCGCTTCGCGTCATCAGCCTTCCGGGGGCGACTATCGCGGAAGGGCGTAATGCTGGGCTCGCTGCCGCTACTGGCGATATCGTCGCCGTCACCGATGGGGGTGTCGTTCTCCAACCGGACTGGCTGGAGCGACTGGTCGCACCGTTCGAGGAACCTGACGCACCAGACGTGGTCGCTGGTTTTTTCGTCGCTGACCCACGCACGGCAGTCGAGCTGGCGATCGGTGTCACGACGCTACCCGATGCCGAGGAAATCGATCCGCGACGCTTTCTTCCCTCCAGCCGGTCGGTCGCCTTCCGCCGCAGCCTGTTCGTCGCCGGAATCCGCTATCCGGCGTGGCTCGACTATTGCGAGGACGTGATCTTCGACTTGCGCCTGCAGCGAGCAGGGGCGCGTTTCCGTTTCGAGCCGCGAGCGCTCGTCCGCTATCGTCCGCGGCCCTCGCTGGCAGCGTTCGCCCTGCAGTATTTCCGCTATGCCCGTGGCGATGGGAAAGCCGGTCTCTTTGCGGCTCGTCACCTGATTCGCTATGCGACCTATCTCGGTTTCTTACCGCTCGTCGCCTGGCGACGACGCTGGTGGCTCGTCGCGCTCGCTTTCGGAGGTGCTGCCTGGTATCTGCGGCGCCCATACCGGCGACTGTGGCGACGACGGCAGCACTATCCGCGGCATTGGCTCGTTCGAGCTGCCCTGCTGATACCCCTGGTGCGGCTCATCGGCGATCTGGCCAAGCAAGCAGGGTATCCGGTCGGGCTCGCCTGGCGCTGCCGACGATATGGGATCAGGCGGACGTGGCAGTCGATTCCTGAATCGATGCCTCCAGCAATGCCAGACGCAGGAACTCTGCTGCCCACAACCCGACCCGCCGGCGAATCTCTTGCGGATGCGACGTGA